A genome region from Macaca nemestrina isolate mMacNem1 chromosome 15, mMacNem.hap1, whole genome shotgun sequence includes the following:
- the LOC105489756 gene encoding plexin-B2, with protein MALRLWALTLLGLLGAAGSLRSRKLDFFRSERELNHLAVDEASGVVYLGAVNALYQLDAKLQLEQQVATGPALDNKKCTPPIEASQCHEAEMTDNVNQLLLLDPPRKRLVECGSLFKGICALRALSNISLRLFYEDGSGEKSFVASNDEGVATVGLVSSTGPGDRVLFVGKGNGPHDNGIIVSTRLLDRTDSREAFEAYTDHATYKAGYLSTNTQQFVAAFEDGPYVFFVFNQQDKHPAQNRTLLARMCREDPNYYSYLEMDLQCRDPDANAAAFGTCLAASVAAPGSGRVLYAAFSRDGRSSGGPGAGLCLFPLDEVHAKMEANRNACYTGTWESSTTPRESRDIFYKPFHGDILCGGHAPGSSQSFPCGSEHLPYPLGSRDGLKATAVLQRGGLNLTAVTVTAENNHTVAFLGTSDGRILKVYLTPNGTSSEYDSILVEINKRVKRDLVLSGDLASLYAMTQDKVFRLPVQECLSYPTCTQCRDSQDPYCGWCVVEGRCTRKAECPRAEEASHWLWSRSKSCVAITSAQPQNMSRRAQGEVQLTVSPLPALSKEDELLCLFGESPPHPARVEGGTVICNSPSSIPITPPGQDHVAVTIQLLLRRDNIFLTSYKYPFYDCRQAMSLEENLPCISCVSNRWTCQWDLRYHECREASPNPEDGIIRAHMEDSCPQFLEPSPLVIPMNHETDVTFQGKNLDTVKGSSLHVGSDLLKFMEPVSMQESGTFVFRTPKLSHDANETLPLHLYVKSYGKNIDSKLHVTLYNCSFGRSDCSLCQAAHPDYRCAWCGGQSRCVYEALCNATSECPPPVITRIQPETGPLGGGIRITILGSNLGVRAEDIQRISVAGRNCAFQPESYSVSTRIVCVIEAAEAPFTGGVQVDVFGKLGHSPPNVQFTFQQPQPLSVEPQQGPQAGGTTLTIHGTYLDTGSQEDVRVTLNGIPCKVTKFGAQLQCVTGPQATRGQMPLEVSYGGSPVPSSSIFFTYRENPVLRAFEPLRSFASGGRSINVTGQGFSLIQRFAMVVIAEPLQSWQPPREAESLQPVTVVGMDYVFHNDTKVVFLSPAVPEEPEAYNLTVLIEMDGHRALLRTEAGAFEYVPDPTFENFTGGVKKQVNKLIHARGTNLNKAMTLQEAEAFVGAERCTMKTLTETDLYCEPPEVQPPPKRRQKRDTTHNLPEFIVKFGSREWVLGRVEYDTRVSDVPLSLILPLVIVPMVVVIAVSVYCYWRKSQQAEREYEKIKSQLEGLEESVRDRCKKEFTDLMIEMEDQTNDVHEAGIPVLDYKTYTDRVFFLPSKDGDKDVMITGKLDIPEPRRPVVEQALYQFSNLLNSKSFLINFIHTLENQREFSARAKVYFASLLTVALHGKLEYYTDIMRTLFLELLEQYVVAKNPKLMLRRSETVVERMLSNWMSICLYQYLKDSAGEPLYKLFKAIKHQVEKGPVDAVQKKAKYTLNDTGLLGDDVEYAPLTVSVIVQDEGVDAIPVKVLNCDTISQVKEKIIDQVYRGQPCSCWPRPDSVVLEWRPGSTAQILSDLDLTSQREGRWKRVNTLMHYNVRDGATLILSKVGVSQQPEDSQQDLPGERHALLEEENRVWHLVRPTDEVDEGKSKRGSVKEKERTKAITEIYLTRLLSVKGTLQQFVDNFFQSVLAPGHAVPPAVKYFFDFLDEQAEKHNIQDEDTIHIWKTNSLPLRFWVNILKNPHFIFDVHVHEVVDASLSVIAQTFMDACTRTEHKLSRDSPSNKLLYAKEISTYKKMVEDYYKGIRQMVQVSDQDMNTHLAEISRAHTDSLNTLVALHQLYQYTQKYYDEIINALEEDPAAQKMQLAFRLQQIAAALENKVTDL; from the exons ATGGCACTGCGGCTCTGGGCCCTGACCCTGCTGGGCCTGCTGGGTGCGGCGGGCAGCCTGAGGTCCCGCAAGCTGGACTTCTTCCGCAGCGAGAGAGAGCTGAACCACCTGGCTGTGGACGAGGCCTCAGGCGTGGTGTACCTGGGGGCGGTGAATGCCCTCTACCAGCTGGATGCCAAGCTGCAGCTGGAGCAGCAGGTGGCCACGGGCCCGGCCCTGGACAACAAGAAGTGCACGCCGCCCATCGAGGCCAGCCAGTGCCACGAGGCTGAGATGACCGACAATGTCAACCAGCTGCTGCTGCTCGACCCTCCCAGGAAGCGCCTGGTGGAGTGCGGGAGCCTCTTCAAGGGCATTTGTGCCCTGCGTGCCCTGAGTAACATCTCCCTCCGCCTGTTCTACGAGGACGGCAGCGGCGAGAAGTCCTTCGTGGCCAGCAATGACGAGGGCGTGGCCACGGTGGGGCTGGTGAGCTCCACGGGTCCCGGTGACCGCGTGCTGTTTGTGGGCAAAGGCAACGGGCCGCACGACAACGGCATCATCGTGAGCACCCGGCTGCTGGACCGGACCGACAGCAGGGAAGCCTTTGAAGCCTACACGGACCACGCCACCTACAAGGCCGGCTACCTGTCCACCAACACACAGCAGTTCGTGGCGGCCTTCGAGGACGGCCCCTACGTCTTCTTTGTCTTCAACCAGCAGGACAAGCACCCGGCCCAGAACCGCACGCTGCTGGCCCGCATGTGCAGAGAGGACCCCAACTACTACTCCTACCTGGAGATGGACCTGCAATGTCGGGACCCCGACGCCAATGCCGCGGCCTTTGGCACCTGCCTGGCGGCCTCCGTGGCCGCGCCTGGCTCTGGCAGGGTGCTGTACGCTGCCTTCAGCAGAGACGGCCGGAGCAGTGGAGGGCCTGGTGCGGGCCTCTGCCTGTTCCCGCTGGACGAGGTGCACGCCAAGATGGAGGCCAACCGCAACGCCTGCTACACAGGCACCTGGGAATCTTCTACAACCCCACGGGAATCCCGTGACATCTTCTACAAGCCCTTCCACGGCGACATCCTGTGCGGCGGCCACGCGCCG GGCTCCAGCCAGAGCTTCCCGTGTGGCTCGGAGCACCTGCCCTACCCACTGGGCAGCCGCGACGGGCTCAAAGCCACGGCTGTGCTGCAGCGTGGAGGCCTGAACCTGACGGCCGTGACGGTCACCGCTGAGAACAACCACACTGTGGCTTTTCTGGGCACCTCTGACGGCCGCATCCTCAAG GTGTACCTCACCCCAAACGGCACCTCCTCAGAGTACGACTCTATCCTTGTGGAGATAAACAAGAGAGTCAAGCGCGACCTGGTGCTGTCTGGAGACCTGGCCAGCCTGTACGCCATGACCCAGGACAAG GTGTTCCGGTTGCCAGTGCAGGAGTGCCTGAGCTACCCGACCTGCACCCAGTGCCGCGACTCGCAGGACCCCTACTGCGGCTGGTGCGTCGTCGAGGGACG ATGCACCCGGAAGGCCGAGTGTCCACGGGCCGAGGAGGCCAGCCACTGGCTGTGGAGCCGGAGCAAGTCTTGTGTGGCCATCACCAGCGCCCAGCCACAGAACATGAGCCGGCGGGCCCAGGGGGAG GTGCAGCTGACCGTCAGCCCCCTCCCCGCCCTGAGCAAGGAGGATGAGTTGCTGTGCCTCTTTGGGGAgtcgccgccacacccagcccgTGTGGAGGGCGGCACCGTCATCTGCAACTCCCCAAGCAGCATCCCCATCACGCCGCCAGGCCAGG ACCACGTGGCTGTGACCATCCAGCTCCTCCTCAGACGAGACAATATCTTCCTCACTTCCTACAAGTACCCCTTCTACGACTGCCGCCAGGCCATGAGCCTGGAGGAGAACCTGCC GTGCATCTCCTGCGTGAGCAACCGCTGGACCTGCCAGTGGGACCTGCGCTACCATGAGTGCCGGGAGGCCTCGCCCAACCCTGAGGACGGCATCATCCGTGCCCACATG GAGGACAGCTGTCCCCAGTTCCTGGAACCCAGCCCCCTGGTGATCCCCATGAACCATGAGACAGATGTGACCTTCCAGGGCAAGAACCTGGACACTGTGAAG GGTTCTTCCCTGCACGTGGGCAGTGACTTGCTCAAGTTCATGGAGCCAGTGAGCATGCAGGAATCCGGGACCTTCGTCTTTCGGACCCCAAAG CTGTCCCACGATGCCAACGAGACGCTGCCTCTGCATCTCTACGTCAAGTCTTACGGCAAGAATATCGACAGCAAGCTCCATG TGACCCTCTACAACTGCTCCTTTGGCCGCAGCGACTGCAGCCTGTGCCAGGCCGCTCACcctgactacaggtgtgcgtggTGCGGGGGCCAGAGCAGGTGCGTGTATGAGGCCCTGTGCAACGCCACCTCCGAGTGCCCGCCGCCCGTCATCACCAGG ATCCAGCCTGAGACAGGCCCCCTCGGTGGCGGCATCCGCATCACCATCCTGGGGTCCAATTTGGGTGTCCGAGCAGAGGACATCCAGAGGATCTCCGTGGCTGGCCGGAACTGCGCCTTTCAGCCGGAAAGTTACTCCGTGTCCACCCG GATCGTGTGTGTGATTGAGGCTGCAGAGGCGCCCTTCACTGGGGGCGTCCAGGTGGATGTCTTCGGGAAACTCGGCCATTCGCCTCCCAACGTCCAGTTCACCTTCCAA CAGCCCCAGCCTCTCAGTGTGGAGCCGCAGCAGGGACCGCAGGCGGGCGGCACCACACTGACCATCCACGGCACCTACCTGGACACGGGCTCCCAGGAGGATGTGCGGGTGACCCTCAACGGCATCCCGTGTAAAGT GACGAAGTTTGGGGCACAGCTCCAGTGTGTCACAGGCCCCCAGGCGACCCGGGGCCAGATGCCCCTGGAGGTTTCCTATGGGGGCTCCCCGGTGCCCAGCTCTAGCATCTTCTTCACCTACCGTGAAAACCCCGTACTGCGAGCCTTTGAGCCACTGCGAAGCTTTGCCAG TGGTGGTCGCAGCATCAACGTCACGGGTCAGGGCTTCAGCCTGATCCAGAGGTTTGCCATGGTGGTCATCGCGGAGCCCCTGCAGTCCTGGCAGCCGCCGCGGGAGGCTGAATCCCTGCAGCCTGTGACG GTGGTGGGCATGGACTACGTGTTCCACAACGACACCAAGGTTGTCTTCCTGTCCCCGGCTGTCCCCGAGGAGCCAGAGGCCTACAACCTCACGGTGCTGATCGAGATGGACGGGCACCGTGCCCTGCTCAGGACGGAGGCCGGGGCCTTCGAGTACGTGCCTGATCCCACCTTTGAGAACTTCACAGGTGGTGTCAAGAAGCAGGTCAACAAGCTCATCCACGCCCGG GGCACCAATCTGAACAAGGCGATGACGCTGCAGGAGGCCGAGGCCTTTGTGGGTGCCGAGCGCTGCACCATGAAGACGCTGACGGAGACCGACCTGTACTGCGAGCCACCGGAGGTGCAGCCCCCGCCCAAGCGGCGGCAGAAACGGGACACCACACACAACCTGCCTGAGTTCATT GTGAAGTTCGGCTCTCGCGAGTGGGTGCTGGGCCGCGTGGAGTATGACACACGGGTGAGCGATGTGCCACTCAGCCTCATCTTGCCGCTGGTCATTGTGCCCATGGTGGTTGTCATCGCGGTGTCTGTCTACTGCTACTG GAGGAAGAGCCAGCAGGCCGAACGAGAGTATGAGAAGATCAAGTCCCAGCTGGAGGGCCTGGAGGAGAGTGTGCGGGACCGCTGCAAGAAGGAATTCACGG ACCTGATGATCGAGATGGAGGACCAGACCAACGACGTGCACGAGGCTGGCATCCCCGTGCTGGACTACAAGACCTACACCGACCGCGTCTTCTTCCTGCCCTCCAAGGACGGCGACAAGGACGTGATGATCACTGGCAAGCTGGACATCCCCGAGCCGCGGCGGCCGGTGGTGGAGCAGGCCCTCTACCAGTTCTCCAACCTGCTGAACAGCAAGTCCTTCCTCATCAAC TTCATCCACACCCTGGAGAACCAGCGGGAGTTCTCGGCCCGCGCCAAGGTCTACTTCGCGTCCCTGCTGACGGTGGCGTTGCACGGGAAGCTGGAGTACTACACCGACATCATGCGCACGCTCTTCCTGGAGCTCCTGGAGCAGTATGTGGTGGCCAAGAACCCCAAGCTGATGCTGCGCAG GTCTGAGACTGTGGTGGAGAGGATGCTGTCCAACTGGATGTCCATCTGCTTGTACCAGTATCTTAAG GACAGTGCCGGCGAGCCCCTGTACAAGCTCTTCAAGGCCATCAAACATCAGGTGGAAAAGGGCCCGGTGGATGCGGTACAGAAGAAGGCCAAGTACACTCTCAACGACACGGGGCTGCTGGGGGACGATGTGGAGTATGCGCCTCTG ACGGTGAGCGTGATCGTGCAGGACGAGGGAGTTGATGCCATCCCGGTGAAGGTCCTCAATTGTGACACCATCTCCCAGGTCAAGGAGAAGATCATTGACCAGGTGTACCGCGGGCAGCCCTGCTCCTGCTGGCCCAGGCCAGATAGCGTGGTCCTGG AGTGGCGTCCGGGCTCCACAGCCCAGATCCTGTCGGACCTGGACCTGACGTCACAGCGGGAGGGCCGGTGGAAGCGCGTCAACACCCTCATGCACTACAAT GTCCGGGACGGAGCCACCCTCATCCTTTCCAAGGTGGGGGTCTCCCAGCAGCCGGAGGACAGCCAGCAGGACCTGCCTGGGGAGC GCCATGCCCTCCTGGAGGAGGAGAACCGGGTGTGGCACCTGGTGCGGCCGACCGACGAGGTGGATGAGGGCAAGTCCAAGCGAGGCAGCGTGAAGGAGAAGGAGCGGACGAAGGCCATCACTGAGATCTACCTGACGCGGCTGCTCTCAGTCAAG GGCACACTGCAGCAGTTTGTGGACAACTTCTTCCAGAGCGTGCTGGCGCCCGGGCATGCGGTGCCACCCGCAGTCAAGTACTTCTTCGACTTCCTGGACGAGCAGGCGGAGAAGCACAACATCCAGGATGAGGACACCATCCACATCTGGAAGACAAACAG CTTACCGCTCCGGTTCTGGGTGAACATCCTCAAGAACCCCCACTTCATCTTCGACGTGCACGTCCACGAGGTGGTGGACGCCTCGCTGTCAGTCATCGCCCAGACCTTCATGGACGCCTGCACGCGCACGGAGCATAAGCTGAGCCGC GACTCTCCCAGCAACAAGCTGCTGTATGCCAAGGAGATCTCCACCTACAAGAAGATGGTGGAGGA TTACTACAAGGGCATCCGGCAGATGGTGCAGGTCAGCGACCAGGACATGAACACACACCTGGCAGAGATTTCCCGG